In Streptomyces venezuelae, the sequence GGGAGCCCTCGGTGGGTCTGGACGCCGTGGTGGGGCAGTGGCCCGCGGCCCTGGACCGCCTGCTGTCGCTGGGCGGGGACGACGCACTGTACGTGCCGGGTCACGGAGCGGTGGTCGGGGCGGAGTTCGTCCGTGCCCAACGCGCCACACTGGCGGCCCGTTTCGGCGTGTCGGAGGCGTGACGCACGCGACTCTCCTACTGTCGGCCGGATGCGCGAGTACTCCCCCGACCTGACCCCGCAGTGGAAGCGACCCAAGGCCGTGCCGGAGGTGGCGGCGGAACCCGATCTGGTGGTCGAGGTGGCTGGTACGGACTTCTGCGGCGCGGTGGTGGCCTGCGAGGCGGGCACGGTGACCCTGGAGGACCGCTTCGGCAAGCGCCGGGTGTTCCCCATGGAGCCGCGCGCCTTCCTGCTGGACGGCGCCGTGGTCACCCTGGTCCGTCCGCCCCGGGGCCCGGCGGCGCCGGCCCGTACGGCTTCGGGGTCGATCGCCGTGCCCGGGGCGCGGGCGCGGGTGGCGCGGGCGGGCCGGATCTACGTGGAGGGCCGGCACGACGCGGAACTGGTGGAGCGGGTCTGGGGTGACGACCTGCGGATCGAGGGCGTGGTGGTGGAGTACCTGGAGGGCATCGACGACCTCCCGGCCGTCGTGGCCGACTTCGCACCGGCCGCCGACGCCCGCCTCGGCGTCCTGGTCGACCACCTCGTTCCGGGCTCGAAGGAGTCCCGTATCGCGGCGCAGGTGACCTCGCCGGACGTGCTGGTCGTGGGCCACCCGTACGTGGACGTCTGGCAGGCCGTGAAGCCGTCCGCCCTGGGCATCCCGGCCTGGCCGGTGGTCCCCCGCGGCCAGGACTGGAAGACGGGCGTCTGCCGGGCCCTGGGCTGGCCGGAGAACACGGGCGCCGCCTGGCAGCACGTCCTGTCCCGGGTGACGTCCTACAAGGACCTGGAGCCGACCCTGCTGGGCCGGGTCGAGGAGCTGATCGACTTCGTCACGGTCGGTGGTACCGCTTGAACTTCGGGAGGGTGCCGAACTCGCCGGTGTCCAGTTTGATGCCCAGGACGTCCAGAGGGACGGGCTCGCCGAACTTCACCCTTCGTTCGACCGTGTAGTCGGCGTCCTCGCCTGCCCTGGCAGGTTCGGTCAGGAGCAGGCACTCGGCCTCGAACGGATCGATGATCAGATACGCGGGGACCCGTCCGGCCGCGTACATCGAGCGCTTGATCCCGTAGTCGGCGTTCGCGCTGTTCTTGGAGACGACCTCGACCAGCAAGGTGACGGCCGGGGCGGGCACCAGCCTGCCCGGACCGTCGAAAGCACCGTGCTCGACGACCACGAGGTCCGGCTGCGGCTCGGAGGACTCCCCGGGGATCGCGATGTCCTGCGTCTGCACCGGATACCACCCGGCGAGCGGAATCTGCTTCTGCACATGCAGGACGATCAGGTTGTGGACCCAATCGGGCCCGGCCATCATCACGATGTCCCCCCTGAGGAGCTCCGCCTTGAAGCCTTCGGGGACCTCCAGGTCCTCGAAAGCTCGGACGGCATCCGTGATCAGCCGGTCATCCACAGCGGTCATCTCCGTGGTCCTCCGCATCCTGCCGCCCGTCGCTTACGGTGGCAGCGTACGAACAGGATAGACAGGCACGTCCTGGTCGCGCCCGGACTCACTCCACCGGGTGGCTCAGTCCACCAGGTCCCGGACCACTGCGTCGGCCAGCAGCCGCCCCCGCAGGGTCAGCACGGCCCTCCCCGCCTCGTAGGGCGCGGCGTCCAGCAGTCCGTCCGCCAGCGCCTTGCGGGAGGCGGCCAGCCCGGCCGGGGCGAGCAGCGACAGCGGGACCCCGTCCACGAGGCGCAGCTCCAGCAGGATCCGCTCCACCCGCCGGTCCTCGTCGGAGAGGAGCTCGCGTCCCGCGCCCGGGGAGCGGCCCTCCGCCAGCGCCGCGGCGTAGGCACCCGGGTGCTTCACGTTCCACCACCGCACCCCGCCCACGTGCGAGTGCGCGCCGGGACCTGCGCCCCACCAGTCGGCGCCGCGCCAGTACAGCTCGTTGTGCAGGCAGCGGCCGGCCTCCGAGGTCGCCCAGTTCGACACCTCGTACCAGGAGTACCCGGCCTCGGCCATGACCGAGTCAGCGATCAGGTACCGGTCGGCGTGGACGTCGTCGTCGGTCATCGGGACCTCGCCGCGGCGGATCCGCCGCGCGAGCTGGGTGCCCTCCTCGACGATCAGCGCGTAGGCGCTGACGTGGTCCGGGCCTGCGCCGATGGCCGCCGCCAGGGAGGCCCGCCAGTCCTCGTCCGACTCACCGGGCGTGCCGTAGATCAGGTCGAGGTTGACGTGCTCGAAGCCCGCCGCCCGCGCCTCCGCGACACACGCCTCGGGGCGTCCCGGGGTGTGGGTGCGGTCGAGCACCTTCAGGACGTGCTGTTTGGCGCTCTGCATGCCGAAGGAGATCCGGTTGAAGCCCCCGGCGCGCAGCTCGGCCAGGTATGCCGGGTCGACGGACTCCGGGTTGGCCTCCGTGGTGATCTCGGCGTCCTCGGCCAGGCCGAACTCGTCCCGGATCGCCGCGAGCATCCGTACGAGGTCGGCGGCGGGCAGCAGCGTGGGCGTGCCGCCGCCGACGAAGACGGTCCGGACCTGCCGCGGGTCGTCGCCGAGCACCTTCCGCGCCAGCCTGACCTCGTCGATCAGGGTGTCGGCGTAGTTCTCCCGGGAGGCGAGCACGCCGCCGGTGCCCCGCAGCTCGGTGGCCGTGTAGGTGTTGAAGTCGCAGTACCCGCAGCGGGTGGCGCAGTAGGGGACGTGCAGGTAGAAGCCGAGCGGCCGCTCCCCCGCGCCCTCCAGGGCGTGGGACGGCAGGGAGCCGTCTTCGGGCATGGGTTCACCGTCGGGGAGTGCGGAAGGCATACCCCCATCATCCCGCACCTCGCCCATGGTCAGCCCCGCCCGGCTCCACCCCAGCCCCACCGGCGTTCGAGGTGCGGGGTCCGGGGCGGCGCCCCGGACCCCGCAGGGAGGCAGCGGACCGGCAGCCCCCTCCCCCGCCTCGCCCCGCCCCGCCCCGCCAGGGAAGCGGTAGGCGCTACGCCTCGCGGGACCCCTCGTACATCTCCTCGATCAGGTGCTTGAACTCACGCTCGACGACCGGCCGCTTCAGCTTCAGGCTGGGCGTGAGGTCGCCGTGCTCGACGTCGAGGTCGCGCGGCAGGATCCGGAACTTCTTGACCGTCTGCCAGCGCTGCAGGCCCTCGTTCAGGGTCTGTACGTACGTCTCGATCAGGCGGTTGGTCTCCGGCGCCGCCAGGACCTGCTGGTACGTCTTGCCCTCCAGCCCGTTCTCGGCCGCCCAGGTCAGGATGGACGGCTCGTCGAGGGCGATGAGCGCCGAGCAGAAGTTACGGTCGGCGCCGTGCACGACGATCGTCGACACGTACGGGCAGATCGCCTTGAACTGGCCCTCGATCTCCGCCGGGGCGACGTACTTGCCGCCCGAGGTCTTGATCAGGTCCTTCTTGCGGTCGGTGATGCGCAGGTAGCCGTCGGCCGACAGCTCGCCGATGTCGCCCGTGTGCAGCCAGCCGTCGGACTCCAGGACCTCGGCGGTCTTGTCCGGCTGCCGGTGGTAGCCCTGCATGATGCCGGGGCCGCGCAGCAGGACCTCGCCGTCGTCGGCGATGCGGACCTCGGTGCCGGGGAGCGGCTTGCCGACCGTGCCGGTGCGGTAGGCCTCGCCCGGGTTGACGAAGGAGGCCGCGCTGGACTCGGTCAGGCCGTAGCCCTCCAGGATGTGCACACCCGCGCCGGAGAAGAAGAAGCCGATCTCGGGGGCCAGGGCGGAGGCACCGGAGACGGCGGCGCGCAGCTTCCCGCCGAAGGCCTCACGGAGCTTGGAGTAGACGAGCGCGTCGGCGATCTTGTGCTTGGTGGTGAGGCCGAAGGGGGCGGTCGCCTGGCCGGTGCGGCGGAAGTTGTCCTGCGTGACCTTCGCGTACTCGCGGGCGACGCCGACCGACCACTGGAAGATCTTGTACTTGGCTCCGCCCGCGGCGCGGGCCTTGGCGGCCACGCCGTTGTAGACCTTCTCGAAGATGCGCGGGACGGCGGCCATGTACGTCGGCTGCACGACCGGCAGGTTCTCGATGATCTTGTCGATCCGGCCGTCGACGGCGGTCACGTGCCCGGCCTCGATCTGGCCGGAGGTCAGCACCTTGCCGAAGACGTGGGCCAGCGGCAGCCACAGGTACTGGACGTCCTCCTTGCCGATCAGCCCGGTCGCGACCATGGCCTTGGCCATGTACGACCAGTTGTCGTGCGGCAGCCGGACGCCCTTGGGGCGGCCGGTGGTGCCGGAGGTGTAGATGAGGGTGGCGAGCTGGTCGGAGGTGATGGCCGCGACCCGCTCCTTGACCGCCTCGGGGTGCTTGGCGAGGTACTCCCTGCCCCGCGACTCCAGCTCGTCGAGGGAGAGCACCCAGCCCTCGGGGTCGCCCTCGACGGCGACGGCGTCGGCGGCGTCGAGGACCACCACGTGGGCGAGCTTGGGCAGCTCGGCACGGCGCTCGCGCGCCTTCGCCAGCTGCTGTGCGTCCTCGGCGATGAGCACCCGGCTCTCGGAGTCCGAGAGGATGAACGCCGACTCGTCCGCGTTGGTGCTGGGGTAGATCGTGGTGACCGCGCCGCCCGCGCACATCACGCCGAGGTCGGAGAGGATCCATTCGACCCGGGTGTTGGAGGCGAGCGCGACGCGCTCCTCCGTTTCCAGACCGAGGGAGACCAGCCCGGCGGCGATGGCGAACACCCGCTCGGCCGCCTGGCCCCAGCTGAGTGATTTCCAGTCGTCGGCGCCGCCCTGTGCGCCGGCCGCCGGCACCGGGTACCGGTAGGCCTCGTCGTCTGGCGTCGCTGCGACGCGCTCAAGGAAGAGCACCGCCACGGTGGGCGGGCGGTTCTCGAGATAGGTCTGTGTGTCGCTCACGACATCCTCCGGACCGATCCACGCGGTAGTGCGTGGGCGTGGGGCGCTGGGGAGCGCTGGGGACTGGCGGGTATGCAGCCTTTGACTTTTTAAACTGGCGAGTAACCGTCGAGCAGTGATCAGACTAGAGCGCGACCGGCGTACGCGTAAGAGCCCGCGAGCGGCCGCTTCATAACGAAACAGGCCCCCGCACCGGAGTGCGGGGGCCCGTGCGTGCCGGGTGACGGCGGGACTGCTACTTCTTCTTGCCGCCGGAGTCGTCACTGGAGAGGACGGCGATGAAGGCCTCCTGCGGGACCTCGACCGAGCCGACCATCTTCATGCGCTTCTTGCCTTCCTTCTGCTTCTCCAGCAGCTTCCGCTTACGGGAGATGTCACCGCCGTAGCACTTGGCGAGGACGTCCTTGCGGATGGCGCGGATGGTCTCGCGGGCGATGACGCGGGAGCCGATCGCGGCCTGGATGGGCACCTCGAACGCCTGCCGCGGGATGAGCTCGCGCAGCTTGGCGACGAGGCGCACGCCGTAGGCGTAGGCGGCGTCCTTGTGCGTGACGGCGGAGAAGGCGTCGACCTTGTCGCCGTGCAGCAGGATGTCGACCTTGACCAGGCTGCCGGACTGCTCGCCCGTGGGTTCGTAGTCCAGGGAGGCGTAGCCGCGCGTCTTGGACTTCAGCTGGTCGAAGAAGTCGAAGACGATCTCCGCGAGCGGGAGGGTGTAGCGGATCTCGACCCGGTCCTCGGAGAGGTAGTCCATGCCGAGGAGGGTGCCGCGGCGCTGCTGGCACAGCTCCATGATCGCGCCGATGAACTCGGTGGGAGCGAGCACGGTGGCCTTGACCACCGGCTCGAACACGTCCGCGATCTTGCCCTCGGGGAACTCGCTCGGGTTGGTGACGGTGACTTCCTTGCCGTCCTCCAGGACCACCCGGTAGACCACGTTGGGCGCGGTGGCGATGAGGTCGAGGCCGAACTCGCGCTCCAGGCGCTCGCGGACCACGTCCAGGTGGAGCAGGCCGAGGAAGCCGACGCGGAAGCCGAAGCCGAGCGCCGCCGAGGTCTCCGGCTCGTAGACCAGCGCGGCGTCGTTGAGCTGCAGCTTGTCCAGGGCCTCGCGCAGGTCCGGGTAGTCCGAGCCGTCGAGCGGGTAGAGGCCGGAGAAGACCATCGGGCGCGGGTCCTTGTAGCCGCCGAGGGCCTCGGTCGCGCCGTTGTTCAGGCTGGTGATGGTGTCACCGACCTTGGACTGACGGACGTCCTTCACGCCGGTGATGATGTAGCCCACCTCGCCGACGCCGATGCCGTCGGAGGGGGTCATCTCCGGGGAGGAGACACCGATCTCCAGCAGCTCGTGGGTGGCGCCGGTGGACATCATCCGGATGCGCTCGCGCTTGTTCAGCTGCCCGTCGACCACACGGACGTACGTGACGACGCCACGGTACGAGTCGTAGACGGAGTCGAAGATCATGGCGCGGGCCGGGGCGTCCTTGACGCCGACCGGGGCCGGGACCGTGGCGACGACCTTGTCGAGCAGCGCCTCGACGCCGAGACCGGTCTTCGCCGAGACGCGCAGCACGTCCTCGGGCTGGCAGCCGATCAGGTTCGCGAGCTCCTCGGCGAACTTCTCCGGCTGGGCGGCCGGCAGGTCGATCTTGTTCAGGACGGGGACGATCGCGAGGTCGTTCTCCATCGCCAGGTACAGGTTGGCGAGGGTCTGCGCCTCGATGCCCTGGGCGGCGTCCACCAGGAGGACGGTGCCCTCGCACGCGGCGAGGGAGCGCGAGACCTCGTAGGTGAAGTCGACGTGCCCGGGGGTGTCGATCATGTTGAGGATGTGGGTGCTGCCCTGACCCTCGCCCGTGGTGGGCGCCCAGGGCAGCCGGACCGCCTGGGACTTGATCGTGATGCCGCGCTCACGCTCGATGTCCATGCGGTCGAGGTACTGGGCGCGCATCTGCCGCTGGTCGACCACACCGGTGATCTGGAGCATCCGGTCGGCAAGGGTCGACTTGCCGTGGTCGATGTGCGCGATGATGCAGAAGTTGCGGATCAGCGCCGAGTCGGTACGGCTCGGCTCGGGCACGTGGCTGGGGATCGCGGGCACGCAGTGTCCTGATTCTCGGTCGCAGTCGGAAGCGTTTGCGGAGCGTCGGTCGGAGCGAAAGTCCGGCTCCCGTCGCTGTCGGCGGCGCGATGTCGGATCTATACGCAGACTCCCATGGTCCCATGGACGGGGCAGTGCGCTCGGTTTGGGCCGCCCCTAGCGTGCCTGGTAGCCTGGGCAGCTGTGTCTCGTATGCCCTCTCAGCTGTCGGGACACAATCCGAAGATCAAACTCTGAACCTGAAAAGGCTCTTTCGTGGCGAACATCAAGTCCCAGATCAAGCGGAACAAGACGAACGAGAAGGCGCGCCTGCGCAACAAGGCCGTCAAGTCCTCGCTCAAGACCGCGATCCGCAAGGCCCGCGAGGCCGTCCTCGCCGGTGACGTCGAGAAGGCCACCGTGGCTTCCCGCGCTGCCGCGCGTGCGCTCGACAAGGCTGTCTCGAAGGGTGTCATCCACAAGAACGCCGCCGCCAACAAGAAGTCGGCGCTGGCCACCAAGGTTGCCTCCCTGCAGGGCTGAGCTCCCTGATGTGATCGCCGGAAGGGACCCAGTGGGCCCTCTCTCCCGCTCCTGACCGGCACCCCGCTCCGCACACGAAGCGTTCGCCACGCGGGTGCGGTGCAACCAGAAGTAACCGAAGGCCCCGGCCTCCGCCCTTCCCCAGGACGGTGGCCGGGGCCTTCGTGCTGCCCGGCGGGGCCCCGGCGCACGGTCTCCCCGCCGTGGACGTCCTGGGGCGGTACGCGGTGCGGCGGGCGAGGACGGCCGGCGGCCGCGCGGTGCACCGCTGCCGAGGGGTGTCTGCCAGGGGTCGTCGCCGCCCCCTGTACGACGTCACTGCCTGCGCTGGGGGCGGGCCGCACGGGCCACCGCGACGACGGCCTTCTCCAGGGCGTACTCGGGATCGTCGCCGCCGCCCTTGACCCCGGCGTCGGCGTCGGCCACGGCGCGCAGGGCGTCCGAGACCGCGTCCGCCGACCAGCCGCGCATCTGCTGGCGGACCCGGTCGATCTTCCACGGGGGCATGCCCAGGTCCCGGGCCAGGTCGCCGGGGCGGGCTCCGCGCGGGGCGGAGGCGAGCTTGCCGATCGCGCGGACCGCCTGGGCCAGGGCACTGGTGATCAGGACCGGTGCCACCCCGGTGGACAGGGACCAGCGCAGGGCCTCCAGGGCCTCCGCCGCACGCCCCTCCACGGCCCGGTCGGCGACCGTGAAGCTGGACGCCTCGGCCCGGCCGGTGTAGTAGCGGGCGACGACGGCCTCGTCGATGGTGCCCTCGACGTCTGCGCACAGCTGCGCGGCGGCGCTCGCCAGCTCCCGCAGGTCACTGCCGATCGCGTCCACCAGGTGCTGGCAGGCCTCCGGGGTCGCCGACCGGCCGAGCGTGCGGAACTCGCCCCGCACGAAGGACAGCCGGTCCGCGGCCTTCGTCATCTTCGGGCAGGCGATCTCCCGTGCCCCCGCCTTGCGCGCGGCGTCCAGCAGGCCCTTGCCCTTGACCCCGCCCGCGTGAAGGAGGACCAGGATGATCTCCTCGTAGGGCGCGGCGAGGTAGGCCTTGACCTCCTTGACCGAATCGGCGGACAGGTCCTGTGCGTTGCGCACGACCAGTACCTTCCGCTCGGAGAAGAGCGAGGGGCTCGTCAGCTCGGCGAGCGTGCCGGGCTGCAGCTGCTCGGAGGCGAGGTCGCGGACGTCCGTGTCGGCGTCGGCGGCGCGGGCGGCCGCCACCACCTCGCGCACGGCACGGTCGAGCAGCAGCTCCTCCTGTCCCACCGCGAGGGTGAGCGGGGCAAGCGGATCGTCGGTGGAGTTCTTCCTGGTGGCCATCGGCTCCAGCATCCCACGCCGCACTGACAGCCTCCCGCCCCGCGTGCCCGAGAATGGTCGCGTGATTGTGCGACATGTACTCGTCCTGCCCGACCGTGACGCCGCCGAGGAGGTGGCCCAGGAGGCCGTCGACCGCTTCGGCCTCACGGAGGAGCCGCAGTTGGTCCGCGACGCGCTGGCCGGTGAGGACGACGCCGAGGACGCCCAGTGGCTGGTGATCGTCGAGGATCCGCAGGAACGGCTCGACAGCAGATCGCTGGACGACCTCGCCGCCGAGTACGAGGGCTGGCTGGAAGCCCCGTAAGGGGGCTCGCGCCCGCAGCGCCTCAGGCCTTGCGCACGGCCTGGACGTCCAGCGTCACTTCCACGCTCGAACCGATGGCCGCGATCCCGTGGGCCAGCATCGACTGCCAGTTGAGGGTGAAGTCCTCGCGGTGCAGCTCGGTGGTGGCCCGGCAGGCCGCCCGGAGCTCGCCCTCCATGCCCGTGCCCAGGCCGAGGTACTCGGTGTCCAGGGTCACGGACCGGCTCACACCGTGGAGGGTGAGCGCACCGGCCACGGTCCAGCGGCCGCCGCTGCGGTGGATGAACCGCTCGCTGTAGAACTCGACGGTGGGGTGGCGGACCGCGTCCAGGAAGTCCGCCGACCGCAGGTGGTCGTCGCGCAGCCGCACCCCGGTGTCGATGCTCGCCGCGTCGATGATCACGTGCATGGAGGAGTCCTCCATGCGCTCGGCTATCCGCACCGCCCCGGCGAACGTGGAGAACCGGCCGCGGATCCGGGCCAGGCCGATGTGGCGGGCCGTGAAGCCGATGGTCGAATGCGTCGGGTCGAGCTCCCAGTGGCCGGGCTGCGGCAGCAGCGGTGGCTCCACCGCGTCCAGGACGATCTCCGCGGTACCGGGCTGCCCCAGGTCCCCCACGATCGTCACCCCGTGGAAGGGCGCGTAGCCCTCGGCGGACACGGAGAGCCGGTACTCCCCCTCCGGCACGGCCGCGGTGAAGCCGCCGTACGGGTCGGTCTCGCCGCTGACGATCCGACGGCCGATCGGATCGGTCACCTCGAACACCGCCTGCCGGAGCGGGCGGTGGACCGTGTCGAGGACCCGGCAGCTGAGCAGACGCGCCGTGGGCGGCAGCGTCAGTGTCGCTGATGTGGACGGGCCGGAACTTCCGGCCGTCCCGGCCGTCTCCATCCCCCGTCTGCGACCGAACATGACTGATGCACCCCCGTGCTGTGTGGACTTGGACCGGTCTGGCGAAGACGCATTCGATCATGCTGTCGGGTTGTGGGCAAACAGAGTGGTCGCGCCCGGTATGACCGCGTCGATTCCGCCGCCGGTTGGCCGGAAATGACCGTAGCCGCATTCCGCTCCCGGTGACGGCGATCGAACCGTCGGTGTCGGTGCGCATCACGGTCGCCCCCAACTCCCGCAGCCGGGCGAGCGCACTCGGCGCGGGGTGTCCGTAACGGTTTCCCGCACCCACGGGAACGAGCGCGAGCCGTGGCCGGATCCGGGCGTAGAGCTCCGGGTCCTGGTGCGCCGAGCCGTGATGGGCGACCTTGAGGACGTCCACCGGACCGAGGTCCGGATGAGCCCTCAAGAGGGCCTGCTGCGCGGGGGGTTCGAGATCACCGAGCAGAAGCAGGGTGATACCCGCGCCCCGCACCAGCAGGACGACGCTCGCGTCGTTGGGCCCCTCGGGCCGCGGACCGGCCGGCGGCCAGAGCACCCGCCACTCGAACGCCCCCGCCCGGCGCCGCTCCCCCTGCACCACCTTCACGACCGGCACCCCGGCGGCCGCCGCGGTCCGCCGGACGAACTCGGCCTGCCCCGGCGGATCTTCGAGCGCGGTGGCCTGGATCACACCCACGGAACGGCCCCGCAGTACCCCCGGCAGGCCTCCCACATGGTCGGCGTGAAAATGCGTCAGCAGGAGCAGCGGCACCCGGTGCACGCCCAGGGCGCGCAGACAGTCGTCCACCGGCCCGGGCTCCGGGCCGGCGTCCACCACCAGGGCCTCTCCCGGACCGAGGGAGAGCACGGCGGCGTCCCCCTGCCCCACAGCGCACTGCACGTAGCTCCAGTCGGGCGGCGGCCAGCCGGAGAGCGTACGGGTGAGCTGGGGCGGCCGCAGCACGGCCAGGAGCAGCAGCACCGCCAGGACCGAGCAGAGCCGGCCGCGACCGCGGAACCGGGCACCGACGACCGCGACGACGGCCAGGGTGGCGGCGGCCAGCAGAACGCCGCCGGTGAGCCCGCCCGGCCACGGCAGCTCCGCCCCCGGGAACCGGGCCCCGGCCCGTGCCACACCCGCGATCCACCCCGCCGGCACCCCGGCGCACCGGGCGAGCAGCTCCGCGGCGGGCATCCACACCGGAGCCACCGCGAGCGAGGCGAAGCCGAGCACCGTCGCGGGACCGGCCGCCAGCTCGGCCAGCAGGTTGCACGGCACCGCGACCAGGCTGACCCGGGCCGCGAGCACGGCCACCACGGGCGCGCACACCGCCTGCGCGGCCGCTGCCGCCCCCAGCGCCTCGGCGAGCCGCGGCCCGGCCCCACGGCGCCGCAGGGCGTCGCTCCACCGGGGAGCGAGGGTGAGCAGCGCTCCGGTGGCCAGTACGGAGAGCAGGAAGCCGTGGCTGCGGGCCAGCCACGGGTCGTAGAGGACCAGCAGCAGCACGGCGGCGGCCAGGGCCGGGATCAACGACCTGCGCCGACCGGTGGCGATGGCCAGCAGGGTGACCGCCCCGCAGGCGGCGGCCCGCAGCACGCTCGGCTCCGGCCGGCACACCACCACGAAGGCCAGCGTCAGCGCCGCCCCGCACAGGGCGGTCACCCGCAGCGACAGCCCGAGCCGGGGTGCCAGCCCCCTCCGTTCGCTCCGCTGCGCGCGGGCCGGGGGCCCGATGAGCAGGAACAGCACCACGGTCAGGTTGGACCCGGAGACGGCCAGCAGGTGCAGCAGGTCGGTGGCCCGGAAGGCCTCCTCCAGATCGGGCGGCACCCTCGACGTGTCCCCGACGACCAGCCCCGGCAGCAGGGCCCTGGCATCCGGTGCGAGCCCCTCGGTGGCCTCGCGCAGCCCGGCGCGCAGCCGCCCGGCGAGCCGCTGGACCGGGTCCGGGCCGCCGGTCACCCCGGGCGGGGTGTCACCGGCCGGCCGGAGCAGCGCCACGGCCCGTTCCCCGGCACGCGCCGGGGCCAGCCGGGCGACCACCTCCACCCGGGTGGAGGGCTGCAGCCGGGCCCAGCCCGGATGCCCGGCCAGCACCCGCACCGGGGTCCCGACGCGGGTGCTCACCCCGTCGGGCCCGGTCACCCGGGTCACCACCGCGTCCAGCACCACCACCGGCGGTCCGCTCGTGCTCCGGGCGGCCTTCGGGTCGGAGCCGACGGTGAGCTCCGTCAGGACGCGGGCGTGCTCCCCCGCCAGCCCGGCCACCGGCCCGGCCCGCGCCTCGGCCCGCTGGAGCCCCGCCACCCCGGCTCCGGCCGACGCGCACAGCAGGGCCGCCGCCGCGGCCGGGGCGAGCCGCCACAAGGGCCCGGGACGCCGGCACGCGGCCAGCATCAGCAGGCCCGCGCAGACGATCCCCAGACCCACCCCGACGGCGGTCCGGTGGAGGGGCGCGTCCACCGCGAGGGCGGCCGCCGCCCAGGCGGCCACGGCGGGCACCGCGAGGCGGAGGTCCGGCGGGCCCGGACCCTCCGGGCGGTTCACGGCCGTACCAGCGTGCGCAGGTCGGCGAAGCGCCGCTCACCGATGCCGTCGACCTGGCGGAGCTCCTCCACGGAGCGGAAGCCGCCGCGGGCGGTACGGAAGTCGACGATGTGCTGCGCCAGTACCGGCCCGACCCCCGGCAGGCCGTCGAGCTGGGCGACCGTGGCCGAGCCCAGACTCAGCGGACCGGCACCGGCAAGGCCGGGACCAGGAGCGGAGCCGCCGGCCACCGCGGCGGTCGGCGGCGGCTGCGCCGGGGCACCGACGACCACCTGCTCGCCGTCCACCAGCACGCGGGCCCGGTTCAGCCCGGTCGTGTCGGTGCCGGGACGCACTCCCCCGGCGGCGGCCAACGCGTCCTCCACCCGTGAACCGGCGGGCAGCCGCCGCACCCCGGGGTCCCGGACCTTGCCACTGACGTCGACGACGATCCGCGCGGCCCCGCCGGCCCCCGCTCCCGCGGCCCCCGCCGGTGCCGTGGCCGCCGCCGGGACGGCCCCCGGGGCGACCACCGCGGGTACGGTCACCGCCCGGGGCCGGGCCGACCAGTACTGCTGCCCGGCGAAGCCGACGGCAGCGACCAGCACCACCCCGACGGCGGCCACCGCGCGCGGCCGCACCGCGCAGCGGTCCTGCACCCACAGCGGCAGCCGCTCCCGCACGGCCAGCCTCCGTGCCGCCCCCGAGGACAGCCCAGGCGCCCCGTCGGACGGTGCCCGGACCTCCACCCCGTCCGGGGCCTCGAGCGGCTCCTGGGGCGGTGGGAGCGG encodes:
- the lepA gene encoding translation elongation factor 4, whose product is MPAIPSHVPEPSRTDSALIRNFCIIAHIDHGKSTLADRMLQITGVVDQRQMRAQYLDRMDIERERGITIKSQAVRLPWAPTTGEGQGSTHILNMIDTPGHVDFTYEVSRSLAACEGTVLLVDAAQGIEAQTLANLYLAMENDLAIVPVLNKIDLPAAQPEKFAEELANLIGCQPEDVLRVSAKTGLGVEALLDKVVATVPAPVGVKDAPARAMIFDSVYDSYRGVVTYVRVVDGQLNKRERIRMMSTGATHELLEIGVSSPEMTPSDGIGVGEVGYIITGVKDVRQSKVGDTITSLNNGATEALGGYKDPRPMVFSGLYPLDGSDYPDLREALDKLQLNDAALVYEPETSAALGFGFRVGFLGLLHLDVVRERLEREFGLDLIATAPNVVYRVVLEDGKEVTVTNPSEFPEGKIADVFEPVVKATVLAPTEFIGAIMELCQQRRGTLLGMDYLSEDRVEIRYTLPLAEIVFDFFDQLKSKTRGYASLDYEPTGEQSGSLVKVDILLHGDKVDAFSAVTHKDAAYAYGVRLVAKLRELIPRQAFEVPIQAAIGSRVIARETIRAIRKDVLAKCYGGDISRKRKLLEKQKEGKKRMKMVGSVEVPQEAFIAVLSSDDSGGKKK
- the hemW gene encoding radical SAM family heme chaperone HemW, with the translated sequence MPSALPDGEPMPEDGSLPSHALEGAGERPLGFYLHVPYCATRCGYCDFNTYTATELRGTGGVLASRENYADTLIDEVRLARKVLGDDPRQVRTVFVGGGTPTLLPAADLVRMLAAIRDEFGLAEDAEITTEANPESVDPAYLAELRAGGFNRISFGMQSAKQHVLKVLDRTHTPGRPEACVAEARAAGFEHVNLDLIYGTPGESDEDWRASLAAAIGAGPDHVSAYALIVEEGTQLARRIRRGEVPMTDDDVHADRYLIADSVMAEAGYSWYEVSNWATSEAGRCLHNELYWRGADWWGAGPGAHSHVGGVRWWNVKHPGAYAAALAEGRSPGAGRELLSDEDRRVERILLELRLVDGVPLSLLAPAGLAASRKALADGLLDAAPYEAGRAVLTLRGRLLADAVVRDLVD
- the rpsT gene encoding 30S ribosomal protein S20 — translated: MANIKSQIKRNKTNEKARLRNKAVKSSLKTAIRKAREAVLAGDVEKATVASRAAARALDKAVSKGVIHKNAAANKKSALATKVASLQG
- a CDS encoding AMP-dependent synthetase/ligase, with translation MSDTQTYLENRPPTVAVLFLERVAATPDDEAYRYPVPAAGAQGGADDWKSLSWGQAAERVFAIAAGLVSLGLETEERVALASNTRVEWILSDLGVMCAGGAVTTIYPSTNADESAFILSDSESRVLIAEDAQQLAKARERRAELPKLAHVVVLDAADAVAVEGDPEGWVLSLDELESRGREYLAKHPEAVKERVAAITSDQLATLIYTSGTTGRPKGVRLPHDNWSYMAKAMVATGLIGKEDVQYLWLPLAHVFGKVLTSGQIEAGHVTAVDGRIDKIIENLPVVQPTYMAAVPRIFEKVYNGVAAKARAAGGAKYKIFQWSVGVAREYAKVTQDNFRRTGQATAPFGLTTKHKIADALVYSKLREAFGGKLRAAVSGASALAPEIGFFFSGAGVHILEGYGLTESSAASFVNPGEAYRTGTVGKPLPGTEVRIADDGEVLLRGPGIMQGYHRQPDKTAEVLESDGWLHTGDIGELSADGYLRITDRKKDLIKTSGGKYVAPAEIEGQFKAICPYVSTIVVHGADRNFCSALIALDEPSILTWAAENGLEGKTYQQVLAAPETNRLIETYVQTLNEGLQRWQTVKKFRILPRDLDVEHGDLTPSLKLKRPVVEREFKHLIEEMYEGSREA
- a CDS encoding Uma2 family endonuclease — its product is MTAVDDRLITDAVRAFEDLEVPEGFKAELLRGDIVMMAGPDWVHNLIVLHVQKQIPLAGWYPVQTQDIAIPGESSEPQPDLVVVEHGAFDGPGRLVPAPAVTLLVEVVSKNSANADYGIKRSMYAAGRVPAYLIIDPFEAECLLLTEPARAGEDADYTVERRVKFGEPVPLDVLGIKLDTGEFGTLPKFKRYHRP
- a CDS encoding DUF3097 domain-containing protein, with protein sequence MREYSPDLTPQWKRPKAVPEVAAEPDLVVEVAGTDFCGAVVACEAGTVTLEDRFGKRRVFPMEPRAFLLDGAVVTLVRPPRGPAAPARTASGSIAVPGARARVARAGRIYVEGRHDAELVERVWGDDLRIEGVVVEYLEGIDDLPAVVADFAPAADARLGVLVDHLVPGSKESRIAAQVTSPDVLVVGHPYVDVWQAVKPSALGIPAWPVVPRGQDWKTGVCRALGWPENTGAAWQHVLSRVTSYKDLEPTLLGRVEELIDFVTVGGTA